In the Rattus rattus isolate New Zealand chromosome 18, Rrattus_CSIRO_v1, whole genome shotgun sequence genome, one interval contains:
- the Rxrb gene encoding retinoic acid receptor RXR-beta isoform X1, giving the protein MSWATRPPFLPPRHAAGQCGPVGVRKEMHCGVASRWRRRRPWLDPAAAAAGEQQTLEPEPGEAGRDGMGDSGRDSRSPDSSSPNPLSQGIPPSSPPGPPHTPSAPPPPMPPPPLGSPFPVISSSMGSPGLPPPAPPGFSGPVSSPQINSTVSLPGGGSGPPEDVKPPVLGVRGLHCPPPPGGPGAGKRLCAICGDRSSGKHYGVYSCEGCKGFFKRTIRKDLTYSCRDNKDCTVDKRQRNRCQYCRYQKCLATGMKREAVQEERQRGKDKDGDGDGAGGAPEEMPVDRILEAELAVEQKSDQGVEGPGGTGGSGSSPNDPVTNICQAADKQLFTLVEWAKRIPHFSSLPLDDQVILLRAGWNELLIASFSHRSIDVRDGILLATGLHVHRNSAHSAGVGAIFDRSLSRVLTELVSKMRDMRMDKTELGCLRAIILFNPDAKGLSNPGEVEILREKVYASLETYCKQKYPEQQGRFAKLLLRLPALRSIGLKCLEHLFFFKLIGDTPIDTFLMEMLEAPHQLA; this is encoded by the exons ATGTCTTGGGCCACTCGTCCGCCCTTCCTCCCGCCGCGGCATGCCGCGGGGCAGTGTGGGCCGGTGGGGGTGAGAAAAGAGATGCATTGTGGGGTCGCGTcccggtggcggcggcggcggccctGGCTGGAtcccgcggcggcggcggccggaGAGCAGCAAACCCTGGAGCCGGAGCCGGGGGAGGCTGGCCGGGACGGGATGGGCGACAGCGGGCGGG ATTCCCGAAGCCCAGACAGCTCCTCCCCAAATCCCCTTTCCCAGGGgatccctccctcttctcctcccggTCCACCTCACACCCCTTCAGCACCTCCACCTCCAATGCCACCCCCTCCACTGGGCTCCCCCTTCCCAGTCATCAGTTCTTCCATGGGGTCTCCTGGCTTGCCCCCTCCGGCTCCCCCAGGATTCTCCGGGCCTGTCAGCAGCCCTCAG ATTAACTCCACAGTGTCGCTCCCTGGGGGTGGGTCTGGCCCCCCTGAAGATGTGAAGCCACCAGTCTTAGGGGTCCGGGGCCTGCACTGTCCACCCCCTCCAGGTGGCCCTGGGGCTGGCAAACGACTTTGTGCAATCTGCGGGGACCGAAGCTCAG GCAAGCACTATGGGGTTTACAGCTGCGAGGGCTGCAAGGGTTTCTTCAAGCGCACCATTCGGAAGGACCTGACCTACTCATGCCGCGATAACAAAGACTGCACAGTGGACAAGCGCCAGCGGAATCGCTGTCAGTACTGTCGATATCAGAAGTGCCTGGCCACCGGCATGAAAAGGGAGG CGGTACAGGAGGAGCGACAACGGGGGAAGGACAAAGacggggatggggatggggctgGGGGAGCCCCCGAGGAGATGCCGGTggacaggatcctggaggcagagctTGCTGTGGAACAGAAGAGCGACCAAGGCGTTGAGGGCCCTGGGGGCACCGGGGGGAGTGGCAGCAGC CCAAATGACCCAGTGACTAACATCTGCCAGGCGGCTGACAAGCAGCTGTTCACGCTCGTGGAGTGGGCCAAGAGGATCCCGCACTTTTCCTCCCTACCTCTGGACGACCAGGTCATCCTGCTGCGGGCAG GCTGGAATGAGCTCCTCATTGCGTCCTTCTCCCATCGGTCCATCGATGTCCGAGATGGCATCCTCCTGGCCACGGGTCTTCATGTGCACAGAAACTCAGCCCATTCTGCAGGCGTGGGAGCCATCTTTGATCG GTCCCTCTCCAGGGTGCTGACAGAGCTAGTGTCCAAAATGCGTGACATGAGGATGGACAAGACCGAGCTTGGCTGCCTGCGGGCAATCATACTGTTTAACCCAG ACGCCAAGGGCCTCTCCAACCCTGGAGAGGTGGAGATCCTTCGGGAGAAGGTGTATGCCTCACTGGAGACCTACTGCAAGCAGAAGTATCCTGAGCAGCAGGGCCG GTTTGCCAAGCTGCTACTACGTCTTCCTGCCCTGCGCTCCATCGGCCTCAAGTGTCTGGAGCACCTGTTCTTCTTCAAGCTCATTGGCGACACCCCCATTGACACCTTCCTCATGGAGATGCTCGAGGCTCCCCACCAGCTAGCCTGA
- the Rxrb gene encoding retinoic acid receptor RXR-beta isoform X3, whose translation MPPPPLGSPFPVISSSMGSPGLPPPAPPGFSGPVSSPQINSTVSLPGGGSGPPEDVKPPVLGVRGLHCPPPPGGPGAGKRLCAICGDRSSGKHYGVYSCEGCKGFFKRTIRKDLTYSCRDNKDCTVDKRQRNRCQYCRYQKCLATGMKREAVQEERQRGKDKDGDGDGAGGAPEEMPVDRILEAELAVEQKSDQGVEGPGGTGGSGSSPNDPVTNICQAADKQLFTLVEWAKRIPHFSSLPLDDQVILLRAGWNELLIASFSHRSIDVRDGILLATGLHVHRNSAHSAGVGAIFDRSLSRVLTELVSKMRDMRMDKTELGCLRAIILFNPDAKGLSNPGEVEILREKVYASLETYCKQKYPEQQGRFAKLLLRLPALRSIGLKCLEHLFFFKLIGDTPIDTFLMEMLEAPHQLA comes from the exons ATGCCACCCCCTCCACTGGGCTCCCCCTTCCCAGTCATCAGTTCTTCCATGGGGTCTCCTGGCTTGCCCCCTCCGGCTCCCCCAGGATTCTCCGGGCCTGTCAGCAGCCCTCAG ATTAACTCCACAGTGTCGCTCCCTGGGGGTGGGTCTGGCCCCCCTGAAGATGTGAAGCCACCAGTCTTAGGGGTCCGGGGCCTGCACTGTCCACCCCCTCCAGGTGGCCCTGGGGCTGGCAAACGACTTTGTGCAATCTGCGGGGACCGAAGCTCAG GCAAGCACTATGGGGTTTACAGCTGCGAGGGCTGCAAGGGTTTCTTCAAGCGCACCATTCGGAAGGACCTGACCTACTCATGCCGCGATAACAAAGACTGCACAGTGGACAAGCGCCAGCGGAATCGCTGTCAGTACTGTCGATATCAGAAGTGCCTGGCCACCGGCATGAAAAGGGAGG CGGTACAGGAGGAGCGACAACGGGGGAAGGACAAAGacggggatggggatggggctgGGGGAGCCCCCGAGGAGATGCCGGTggacaggatcctggaggcagagctTGCTGTGGAACAGAAGAGCGACCAAGGCGTTGAGGGCCCTGGGGGCACCGGGGGGAGTGGCAGCAGC CCAAATGACCCAGTGACTAACATCTGCCAGGCGGCTGACAAGCAGCTGTTCACGCTCGTGGAGTGGGCCAAGAGGATCCCGCACTTTTCCTCCCTACCTCTGGACGACCAGGTCATCCTGCTGCGGGCAG GCTGGAATGAGCTCCTCATTGCGTCCTTCTCCCATCGGTCCATCGATGTCCGAGATGGCATCCTCCTGGCCACGGGTCTTCATGTGCACAGAAACTCAGCCCATTCTGCAGGCGTGGGAGCCATCTTTGATCG GTCCCTCTCCAGGGTGCTGACAGAGCTAGTGTCCAAAATGCGTGACATGAGGATGGACAAGACCGAGCTTGGCTGCCTGCGGGCAATCATACTGTTTAACCCAG ACGCCAAGGGCCTCTCCAACCCTGGAGAGGTGGAGATCCTTCGGGAGAAGGTGTATGCCTCACTGGAGACCTACTGCAAGCAGAAGTATCCTGAGCAGCAGGGCCG GTTTGCCAAGCTGCTACTACGTCTTCCTGCCCTGCGCTCCATCGGCCTCAAGTGTCTGGAGCACCTGTTCTTCTTCAAGCTCATTGGCGACACCCCCATTGACACCTTCCTCATGGAGATGCTCGAGGCTCCCCACCAGCTAGCCTGA
- the Rxrb gene encoding retinoic acid receptor RXR-beta isoform X2, translating into MSWATRPPFLPPRHAAGQCGPVGVRKEMHCGVASRWRRRRPWLDPAAAAAGEQQTLEPEPGEAGRDGMGDSGRDSRSPDSSSPNPLSQGIPPSSPPGPPHTPSAPPPPMPPPPLGSPFPVISSSMGSPGLPPPAPPGFSGPVSSPQINSTVSLPGGGSGPPEDVKPPVLGVRGLHCPPPPGGPGAGKRLCAICGDRSSGKHYGVYSCEGCKGFFKRTIRKDLTYSCRDNKDCTVDKRQRNRCQYCRYQKCLATGMKREAVQEERQRGKDKDGDGDGAGGAPEEMPVDRILEAELAVEQKSDQGVEGPGGTGGSGSSPNDPVTNICQAADKQLFTLVEWAKRIPHFSSLPLDDQVILLRAGWNELLIASFSHRSIDVRDGILLATGLHVHRNSAHSAGVGAIFDRVLTELVSKMRDMRMDKTELGCLRAIILFNPDAKGLSNPGEVEILREKVYASLETYCKQKYPEQQGRFAKLLLRLPALRSIGLKCLEHLFFFKLIGDTPIDTFLMEMLEAPHQLA; encoded by the exons ATGTCTTGGGCCACTCGTCCGCCCTTCCTCCCGCCGCGGCATGCCGCGGGGCAGTGTGGGCCGGTGGGGGTGAGAAAAGAGATGCATTGTGGGGTCGCGTcccggtggcggcggcggcggccctGGCTGGAtcccgcggcggcggcggccggaGAGCAGCAAACCCTGGAGCCGGAGCCGGGGGAGGCTGGCCGGGACGGGATGGGCGACAGCGGGCGGG ATTCCCGAAGCCCAGACAGCTCCTCCCCAAATCCCCTTTCCCAGGGgatccctccctcttctcctcccggTCCACCTCACACCCCTTCAGCACCTCCACCTCCAATGCCACCCCCTCCACTGGGCTCCCCCTTCCCAGTCATCAGTTCTTCCATGGGGTCTCCTGGCTTGCCCCCTCCGGCTCCCCCAGGATTCTCCGGGCCTGTCAGCAGCCCTCAG ATTAACTCCACAGTGTCGCTCCCTGGGGGTGGGTCTGGCCCCCCTGAAGATGTGAAGCCACCAGTCTTAGGGGTCCGGGGCCTGCACTGTCCACCCCCTCCAGGTGGCCCTGGGGCTGGCAAACGACTTTGTGCAATCTGCGGGGACCGAAGCTCAG GCAAGCACTATGGGGTTTACAGCTGCGAGGGCTGCAAGGGTTTCTTCAAGCGCACCATTCGGAAGGACCTGACCTACTCATGCCGCGATAACAAAGACTGCACAGTGGACAAGCGCCAGCGGAATCGCTGTCAGTACTGTCGATATCAGAAGTGCCTGGCCACCGGCATGAAAAGGGAGG CGGTACAGGAGGAGCGACAACGGGGGAAGGACAAAGacggggatggggatggggctgGGGGAGCCCCCGAGGAGATGCCGGTggacaggatcctggaggcagagctTGCTGTGGAACAGAAGAGCGACCAAGGCGTTGAGGGCCCTGGGGGCACCGGGGGGAGTGGCAGCAGC CCAAATGACCCAGTGACTAACATCTGCCAGGCGGCTGACAAGCAGCTGTTCACGCTCGTGGAGTGGGCCAAGAGGATCCCGCACTTTTCCTCCCTACCTCTGGACGACCAGGTCATCCTGCTGCGGGCAG GCTGGAATGAGCTCCTCATTGCGTCCTTCTCCCATCGGTCCATCGATGTCCGAGATGGCATCCTCCTGGCCACGGGTCTTCATGTGCACAGAAACTCAGCCCATTCTGCAGGCGTGGGAGCCATCTTTGATCG GGTGCTGACAGAGCTAGTGTCCAAAATGCGTGACATGAGGATGGACAAGACCGAGCTTGGCTGCCTGCGGGCAATCATACTGTTTAACCCAG ACGCCAAGGGCCTCTCCAACCCTGGAGAGGTGGAGATCCTTCGGGAGAAGGTGTATGCCTCACTGGAGACCTACTGCAAGCAGAAGTATCCTGAGCAGCAGGGCCG GTTTGCCAAGCTGCTACTACGTCTTCCTGCCCTGCGCTCCATCGGCCTCAAGTGTCTGGAGCACCTGTTCTTCTTCAAGCTCATTGGCGACACCCCCATTGACACCTTCCTCATGGAGATGCTCGAGGCTCCCCACCAGCTAGCCTGA
- the Slc39a7 gene encoding zinc transporter SLC39A7 yields the protein MLVKVAGRRQEGTSGSRGSLRRECHVPANRERRGSRSRVMARVLRDPHWVAVGLLTWAALGLLVAGHEGHGDLHRDVEEDFHGHSHGHSHEDFHHGHSHGHGHTHESIWHGHAHSHDHGHSREDVHHGHSHGHSHDSLHHRGHGHSHGASREAGAPGIKHHLDTVTLWAYALGATVLISAAPFFVLFLIPVESNSPRHRSLLQILLSFASGGLLGDAFLHLIPHALEPHSHHTPEQPGHGHSHSGQGPILSVGLWVLSGIVAFLVVEKFVRHVKGGHGHSHGHGDSHAHGDSHAHGHSHTHGDRHECPSKGKPSSEDEKEAGGLRKRRGGNTGPRDGPVKPQNPEEEKTGSDLRVSGYLNLAADLAHNFTDGLAIGASFRGGRGLGILTTMTVLLHEVPHEVGDFAILVQSGCSKKQAMRLQLLTAIGALAGTACALLTEGGAVGSEVAGGAGPGWVLPFTAGGFIYVATVSVLPELLREASPLQSLLEVLGLLGGVAMMVLIAHLE from the exons ATGTTGGTAAAGGTAGCGGGGCGCAGGCAAGAGGGAACTTCCGGATCTCGCGGGAGCTTGAGGCGCGAGTGCCACGTCCCAGCAAACCGAGAACGGAGAGGATCCCGGAGCCG CGTGATGGCCAGGGTCCTGCGGGACCCCCACTGGGTGGCTGTGGGACTGCTGACCTGGGCAGCTTTGGGGCTGCTGGTAGCCGGACACGAGGGTCATGGTGACCTGCACAGAGACGTGGAAGAGGACTTCCATGGCCACAGCCACGGACACTCACATGAAGATTTCCACCATGGCCACAGCCATGGCCATGGCCACACTCATGAGAGCATCTGGCATGGGCATGCCCACAGCCACGACCATGGACATTCACGGGAGGATGTGCACCATGGCCATAGCCATGGCCACTCCCACGATAGCCTCCACCACAGAGGACATGGACATAGCCATGGAGCCTCTAGGGAGGCTGGGGCTCCAGGCATCAAGCACCACCTGGACACTGTCACCCTCTGGGCCTAT GCACTGGGGGCCACAGTGCTAATCTCCGCGGCTCCGTTCTTCGTGCTCTTCCTCATCCCTGTGGAATCAAACTCTCCCAGGCATCGTTCTCTGCTCCAGATCCTGCTCAGTTTTGCTTCTGGGGGGCTCCTGGGAGATGCCTTCCTCCACCTCATCCCTCACGCCTTGG AACCTCATTCGCACCATACTCCAGAACAGCCTGGCCACGGACACTCCCACAGCG GCCAGGGCCCCATTCTCTCTGTGGGGCTATGGGTTCTCAGTGGGATTGTCGCCTTCCTTGTGGTGGAGAAGTTTGTGAGACACGTGAAAGGAGGGCACGGACACAGCCACGGGCATGGAGACAGCCACGCGCACGGAGACAGCCACGCTCATGGACACAGCCACACACACGGGGATAGGCATG AGTGCCCTTCAAAGGGAAAGCCCAGTTCAGAGGATGAAAAGGAGGCAGGGGGCTTgcggaaaaggagaggaggaaacacGGGGCCCAGAGACGGCCCTGTGAAACCTCAGAaccctgaagaagaaaaaacaggctCAG ACCTGCGTGTGTCTGGGTACCTGAATCTGGCTGCTGACTTGGCACACAACTTCACAGACGGGCTGGCCATTGGTGCTTCCTTCCGTGGGGGCCGAGGGCTTGGGATCCTGACCACGATGACAGTCCTGCTGCATGAAGTGCCTCATGAGGTTGGGGACTTTGCCATCTTGGTCCAGTCTGGCTGCAGCAAGAAACAG GCGATGCGTCTGCAACTCTTGACTGCAATTGGAGCATTGGCAGGCACAGCCTGTGCCCTTCTCACTGAGGGAGGGGCAGTGGGCAGTGAGGTGGCTGGTGGTGCAGGTCCCGGCTGGGTTCTGCCATTCACTGCAGGTGGATTCATCTATGTGGCAACAGTGTCTGTGCTACCTGAGCTACTGAGAGAGGCATCCCCGTTACAGTCCCTCTTGGAGGTGCTGGGGCTGCTGGGGGGCGTTGCCATGATGGTACTGATTGCCCATCTTGAGTGA
- the Hsd17b8 gene encoding estradiol 17-beta-dehydrogenase 8 isoform X2, with translation MASQLRLRSALALVTGAGSGIGRAISVRLAAEGAAVAACDLDGAAAQDTVRLLGNPGSEDREPRGKHAAFQADVSEGPAAKRLLEQVQACFFRPPSVVVSCAGITRDEFLLHMSEEDWDRVIAVNLKGTFLVTQAAAQALVSSGGRGSIINISSIVGKVGNIGQTNYASSKAGVIGLTQTAARELGRHGIRCNSVLPGFIATPMTQKMPEKVKDKVTAMIPLGHMGDPEDVADVVAFLASEDSGYITGASVEVSGMRPSWGGGPENRTRAV, from the exons ATGGCGTCTCAGCTCCGGCTCCGTTCCGCGCTGGCCCTGGTCACAG GTGCGGGTAGCGGCATCGGTCGTGCGATCAGCGTGCGCCTAGCGGCAGAGGGCGCCGCAGTGGCCGCCTGCGACCTGGACGGGGCAGCGGCACAGGACACGGTGCGGCTGCTGGGAAACCCAGGGAGCGAGGACAGGGAGCCGCGCGGGAAGCACGCTGCCTTCCAGGCGGACGTGTCCGAGGGCCCCGCAGCCAAACGCCTGCTGGAGCAAGTGCAG GCCTGCTTTTTTCGCCCGCCATCTGTCGTTGTGTCCTGTGCGGGCATCACACGCGATGAGTTTCTGCTCCACATGTCAGAAGAAGACTGGGACAGAGTCATAGCTGTGAACCTCAAG GGCACCTTCCTAGTCACTCAGGCTGCCGCCCAGGCATTGGTGTCCAGTGGCGGTCGTGGCTCCATCATCAACATTAGTAGCATCGTTGGAAAG GTGGGGAATATTGGACAAACAAATTATGCGTCCTCCAAAGCAGGAGTGATTGGGCTCACCCAGACTGCAGCCCGGGAGCTTGGACG TCATGGAATTCGATGTAACTCAGTCCTCCCAGGGTTCATTGCAACGCCCATGACCCAGAAAATGCCAGAGAAAGTGAAGGACAAG GTAACTGCAATGATTCCGTTGGGACACATGGGGGACCCTGAGG ATGTAGCAGATGTGGTTGCGTTCCTGGCATCAGAAGACAGTGGATACATCACAGGGGCCTCCGTGGAAGTCAGTGGTATGAGGCCTTCATGGGGAGGAGGACCAGAAAACAGAACCCGGGCTGTATGA
- the Hsd17b8 gene encoding estradiol 17-beta-dehydrogenase 8 isoform X4, with translation MASQLRLRSALALVTGAGSGIGRAISVRLAAEGAAVAACDLDGAAAQDTVRLLGNPGSEDREPRGKHAAFQADVSEGPAAKRLLEQVQACFFRPPSVVVSCAGITRDEFLLHMSEEDWDRVIAVNLKGTFLVTQAAAQALVSSGGRGSIINISSIVGKVGNIGQTNYASSKAGVIGLTQTAARELGRHGIRCNSVLPGFIATPMTQKMPEKVKDKVTAMIPLGHMGDPEDVADVVAFLASEDSGYITGASVEVSGGLFM, from the exons ATGGCGTCTCAGCTCCGGCTCCGTTCCGCGCTGGCCCTGGTCACAG GTGCGGGTAGCGGCATCGGTCGTGCGATCAGCGTGCGCCTAGCGGCAGAGGGCGCCGCAGTGGCCGCCTGCGACCTGGACGGGGCAGCGGCACAGGACACGGTGCGGCTGCTGGGAAACCCAGGGAGCGAGGACAGGGAGCCGCGCGGGAAGCACGCTGCCTTCCAGGCGGACGTGTCCGAGGGCCCCGCAGCCAAACGCCTGCTGGAGCAAGTGCAG GCCTGCTTTTTTCGCCCGCCATCTGTCGTTGTGTCCTGTGCGGGCATCACACGCGATGAGTTTCTGCTCCACATGTCAGAAGAAGACTGGGACAGAGTCATAGCTGTGAACCTCAAG GGCACCTTCCTAGTCACTCAGGCTGCCGCCCAGGCATTGGTGTCCAGTGGCGGTCGTGGCTCCATCATCAACATTAGTAGCATCGTTGGAAAG GTGGGGAATATTGGACAAACAAATTATGCGTCCTCCAAAGCAGGAGTGATTGGGCTCACCCAGACTGCAGCCCGGGAGCTTGGACG TCATGGAATTCGATGTAACTCAGTCCTCCCAGGGTTCATTGCAACGCCCATGACCCAGAAAATGCCAGAGAAAGTGAAGGACAAG GTAACTGCAATGATTCCGTTGGGACACATGGGGGACCCTGAGG ATGTAGCAGATGTGGTTGCGTTCCTGGCATCAGAAGACAGTGGATACATCACAGGGGCCTCCGTGGAAGTCAGTG GAGGTCTTTTCATGTAA
- the Hsd17b8 gene encoding estradiol 17-beta-dehydrogenase 8 isoform X1 produces MTSDLGPFPPTADSPISGAGSGIGRAISVRLAAEGAAVAACDLDGAAAQDTVRLLGNPGSEDREPRGKHAAFQADVSEGPAAKRLLEQVQACFFRPPSVVVSCAGITRDEFLLHMSEEDWDRVIAVNLKGTFLVTQAAAQALVSSGGRGSIINISSIVGKVGNIGQTNYASSKAGVIGLTQTAARELGRHGIRCNSVLPGFIATPMTQKMPEKVKDKVTAMIPLGHMGDPEDVADVVAFLASEDSGYITGASVEVSGMRPSWGGGPENRTRAV; encoded by the exons ATGACCTCTGACCTCGGCCCGTTTCCCCCTACCGCGGACTCTCCCATCTCAGGTGCGGGTAGCGGCATCGGTCGTGCGATCAGCGTGCGCCTAGCGGCAGAGGGCGCCGCAGTGGCCGCCTGCGACCTGGACGGGGCAGCGGCACAGGACACGGTGCGGCTGCTGGGAAACCCAGGGAGCGAGGACAGGGAGCCGCGCGGGAAGCACGCTGCCTTCCAGGCGGACGTGTCCGAGGGCCCCGCAGCCAAACGCCTGCTGGAGCAAGTGCAG GCCTGCTTTTTTCGCCCGCCATCTGTCGTTGTGTCCTGTGCGGGCATCACACGCGATGAGTTTCTGCTCCACATGTCAGAAGAAGACTGGGACAGAGTCATAGCTGTGAACCTCAAG GGCACCTTCCTAGTCACTCAGGCTGCCGCCCAGGCATTGGTGTCCAGTGGCGGTCGTGGCTCCATCATCAACATTAGTAGCATCGTTGGAAAG GTGGGGAATATTGGACAAACAAATTATGCGTCCTCCAAAGCAGGAGTGATTGGGCTCACCCAGACTGCAGCCCGGGAGCTTGGACG TCATGGAATTCGATGTAACTCAGTCCTCCCAGGGTTCATTGCAACGCCCATGACCCAGAAAATGCCAGAGAAAGTGAAGGACAAG GTAACTGCAATGATTCCGTTGGGACACATGGGGGACCCTGAGG ATGTAGCAGATGTGGTTGCGTTCCTGGCATCAGAAGACAGTGGATACATCACAGGGGCCTCCGTGGAAGTCAGTGGTATGAGGCCTTCATGGGGAGGAGGACCAGAAAACAGAACCCGGGCTGTATGA
- the Hsd17b8 gene encoding estradiol 17-beta-dehydrogenase 8 isoform X3 encodes MTSDLGPFPPTADSPISGAGSGIGRAISVRLAAEGAAVAACDLDGAAAQDTVRLLGNPGSEDREPRGKHAAFQADVSEGPAAKRLLEQVQACFFRPPSVVVSCAGITRDEFLLHMSEEDWDRVIAVNLKGTFLVTQAAAQALVSSGGRGSIINISSIVGKVGNIGQTNYASSKAGVIGLTQTAARELGRHGIRCNSVLPGFIATPMTQKMPEKVKDKVTAMIPLGHMGDPEDVADVVAFLASEDSGYITGASVEVSGGLFM; translated from the exons ATGACCTCTGACCTCGGCCCGTTTCCCCCTACCGCGGACTCTCCCATCTCAGGTGCGGGTAGCGGCATCGGTCGTGCGATCAGCGTGCGCCTAGCGGCAGAGGGCGCCGCAGTGGCCGCCTGCGACCTGGACGGGGCAGCGGCACAGGACACGGTGCGGCTGCTGGGAAACCCAGGGAGCGAGGACAGGGAGCCGCGCGGGAAGCACGCTGCCTTCCAGGCGGACGTGTCCGAGGGCCCCGCAGCCAAACGCCTGCTGGAGCAAGTGCAG GCCTGCTTTTTTCGCCCGCCATCTGTCGTTGTGTCCTGTGCGGGCATCACACGCGATGAGTTTCTGCTCCACATGTCAGAAGAAGACTGGGACAGAGTCATAGCTGTGAACCTCAAG GGCACCTTCCTAGTCACTCAGGCTGCCGCCCAGGCATTGGTGTCCAGTGGCGGTCGTGGCTCCATCATCAACATTAGTAGCATCGTTGGAAAG GTGGGGAATATTGGACAAACAAATTATGCGTCCTCCAAAGCAGGAGTGATTGGGCTCACCCAGACTGCAGCCCGGGAGCTTGGACG TCATGGAATTCGATGTAACTCAGTCCTCCCAGGGTTCATTGCAACGCCCATGACCCAGAAAATGCCAGAGAAAGTGAAGGACAAG GTAACTGCAATGATTCCGTTGGGACACATGGGGGACCCTGAGG ATGTAGCAGATGTGGTTGCGTTCCTGGCATCAGAAGACAGTGGATACATCACAGGGGCCTCCGTGGAAGTCAGTG GAGGTCTTTTCATGTAA
- the Hsd17b8 gene encoding estradiol 17-beta-dehydrogenase 8 isoform X5, whose product MTSDLGPFPPTADSPISGAGSGIGRAISVRLAAEGAAVAACDLDGAAAQDTVRLLGNPGSEDREPRGKHAAFQADVSEGPAAKRLLEQVQACFFRPPSVVVSCAGITRDEFLLHMSEEDWDRVIAVNLKGTFLVTQAAAQALVSSGGRGSIINISSIVGKVGNIGQTNYASSKAGVIGLTQTAARELGRHGIRCNSVLPGFIATPMTQKMPEKVKDKM is encoded by the exons ATGACCTCTGACCTCGGCCCGTTTCCCCCTACCGCGGACTCTCCCATCTCAGGTGCGGGTAGCGGCATCGGTCGTGCGATCAGCGTGCGCCTAGCGGCAGAGGGCGCCGCAGTGGCCGCCTGCGACCTGGACGGGGCAGCGGCACAGGACACGGTGCGGCTGCTGGGAAACCCAGGGAGCGAGGACAGGGAGCCGCGCGGGAAGCACGCTGCCTTCCAGGCGGACGTGTCCGAGGGCCCCGCAGCCAAACGCCTGCTGGAGCAAGTGCAG GCCTGCTTTTTTCGCCCGCCATCTGTCGTTGTGTCCTGTGCGGGCATCACACGCGATGAGTTTCTGCTCCACATGTCAGAAGAAGACTGGGACAGAGTCATAGCTGTGAACCTCAAG GGCACCTTCCTAGTCACTCAGGCTGCCGCCCAGGCATTGGTGTCCAGTGGCGGTCGTGGCTCCATCATCAACATTAGTAGCATCGTTGGAAAG GTGGGGAATATTGGACAAACAAATTATGCGTCCTCCAAAGCAGGAGTGATTGGGCTCACCCAGACTGCAGCCCGGGAGCTTGGACG TCATGGAATTCGATGTAACTCAGTCCTCCCAGGGTTCATTGCAACGCCCATGACCCAGAAAATGCCAGAGAAAGTGAAGGACAAG ATGTAG